From the Esox lucius isolate fEsoLuc1 chromosome 21, fEsoLuc1.pri, whole genome shotgun sequence genome, one window contains:
- the LOC105019635 gene encoding retinol dehydrogenase 12-like: MVCPYGKTVDGFEMQIGVNHMGHFLLTHLLIDLIKRSTPTKIINFPSLAHSWGTINLDDINSDKGYEKIKAYNQSKLANVLFTRSLAKKIQGTGVTAYSLHPGVVQTDLWRHVNGAQAAFMKMISPFTKTSAKGAQTSIYCAVAPELETESGGYYRGTSSSRM; the protein is encoded by the exons ATGGTGTGTCCATATGGGAAGACGGTGGACGGATTTGAAATGCAGATCGGTGTGAACCACATGG GTCATTTCCTGTTGACACACTTGTTGATCGACCTGATCAAAAGGTCAACCCCaaccaaaatcatcaacttTCCTTCTTTGGCCCACTCCTGGGGTACGATCAACCTGGATGACATCAACAGTGACAAGGGCTATGAAAAGATTAAAGCGTACAACCAGAGCAAGCTCGCTAACGTCCTCTTCACCCGATCCCTGGCAAAAAAGATACAAG GTACAGGCGTGACGGCTTACTCCCTCCATCCCGGCGTGGTCCAGACCGACCTGTGGAGACACGTCAATGGAGCCCAGGCGGCTTTCATGAAGATGATCAGCCCCTTCACCAAGACCTCTGCCAAGGGAGCCCAGACCTCCATCTACTGTGCTGTGGCCCCCGAACTGGAGACCGAGAGTGGCGGCTACTACAGGGGAACAAGCTCCTCTCGAAT GTAG